The nucleotide window AGCAACAACGGTAAAATTGCTAGAAACATCGACAACACCGAGACTACGACCAAGAGCAGATAACCCACAATTTTATAGTCTAAATAGTCTCTTATAAACAAACATAATGCAGCGACTGTACCGACTGATAATACGCTTATTAAATATTGATTTTTAATCTTTATTTGATTTAAAATAGTGCTCATGATTCTGGCGTTTATTTTATTAAGACAAAGTTAAATCATATCGTATAAGTATTTTATAATATAACGAAGCAGGATATAAAGATTTTATAAAGATTTCACTTAACAGTTTTCAGGAGCAGAAAAATTAGGATTTTTTGGAAATATGGGTCCCGCTTTCGCCTTTATCTCTCCTCTCGTACCAAAAGACGAGAGGAGAGGATATCGTCTCAATCGGGGCTAAAAGCAAGCAATTAGCATTTTTGGTTTCAATTCAGACCTGACAGCTCAAATTAGTCTAACCATAAACATTTCAAAACGTCATTTTTAATAAAATTTATCAAAACCACATAATAAATTACCAATGTCACAATTTGACTAGCTCTCAACCACACATTCTTTCCAAAAACTCAATTTAGAAAAATTCTATTTATTACTTTTACACTTTCAAAACAAATTCAATCCCGAGCAAATCGGAAATAAAATAATAAGTACATGTCTGCAATTAAAAAAGATTACAAAAAAGTTACCACCAAGTCACTAATTGACATGAAATCCAATGGCGAAAAAATCTCCATGCTTACGGCTTATGACTACACTATGGCCAAAATTGTGGATACCGCAGGGGTTGACGTAATTCTTGTTGGTGACTCGGCCTCCAATGTCATGGCTGGTCATGAAACAACATTGCCAATCACTTTGGACCAAATGATTTACCACGCCTCATCAGTGGTTAGAGCTGTTGAAAGAGCTTTGATTGTTGTTGATTTGCCTTTTGGAAGTTACCAATCCGATTCCAAAGAAGCATTACGCTCATCGATACGCATCATGAAAGAAAGTGGCGCACACGCCGTAAAATTAGAAGGAGGAAAAGAAATTGAAACATCCATCAAAAAAATCCTGAATGCAGGAATCCCGGTTATGGGACACCTAGGACTGACTCCACAATCTATTTATAAATTTGGAACTTATACCGTTCGTGCCAAAGAAGAACAAGAAGCCGAAAAATTGGTCGAAGATGCTATTTTATTGGAACAATTGGGTTGTTTTGCATTGGTACTTGAAAAAATTCCGGCTCATTTGGCAGAAAAAGTGGCTAAAAGCATTTCCATTCCCGTAATCGGAATTGGAGCTGGAGGTGGCGTTGACGGACAAGTTTTAGTCATTCACGATATGTTGGGAATGAACAATGAGTTTAGCCCACGTTTCTTAAGACGTTATATGAATCTTTACGAAGGAATGACTTCGGCAATAAGCCAATATGTAACCGATGTAAAATCACAGGATTTTCCGAACGAGAAAGAACAATATTAAGCTGCTAAGTTTCTGAGGTACTAAGTTTCTAAGACAAGACAAACTTAGAAACTTTGTATCTTAGCGGCTTAGAATCTATAAAATGCCTTAATGAAAGTAGTTTCAAACAAATCCAATCTTCAAATCCTGCACGAAGACAATCACCTGATTGTGGTCAATAAACGTGTTGGTGATATTGTTCAGGGAGACAAAACGGGCGATAAACCGTTGAGCGATGTTGTAAAAGAGTACATTAAAGAAAAATATAACAAACCCGGTGAGGTATTTTTGGGAGTCGTGCATCGATTGGACAGACCTACTACCGGAATTGTGGTTTTTGCCCGCACAAGCAAGGCTTTGACACGCATGAATGAATTGTTCAGCAACAGGGAAACCCAAAAAACCTATTGGGCGGTTGTCAAAAACAGACCTTCCAAAAACGAAGATACACTTGTTCATTACATCAAAAGAAACGAGAAAAACAATACTTCAAAAGCACATTCTAAAGAAGTTCCCGACAGCAAAAAGGCTAGCTTGGAATATAAAATCATTAAAGAACTGGACAATTATTTCGGGCTCGAAATTCTGTTACATACAGGAAGACATCACCAAATCAGGGCTCAATTATCCGCCATTGGTTCTCCCATAAAAGGAGATTTAAAATATGGTTTTGACCGAAGCAATCCCGACGGCGGAATCCATCTGCACGCTAGAAAACTGGTATTTGTCCATCCCGTTTCGAAAGAGGAAATTACCATTGTAGCTCCAACTCCGGACGAGGTAGTTTGGAATGCGATTTAATTTTTTCAAGAAAAAAAAGTATATATTAATTTTAAATTTTAACTTGCAGCATACATAAGTAATCTGTTTTGCAATGAATTACAAATTAAACATTAATTCAAGAAAAGAAGCTTTAATTAAATTGTTGGATGTAATTATCAAGCATGAGAATGAAATTATCGAAGCCCTGTATGATGATTTCAGAAAGCCTCCTTTTGAGTCTATTGCAACGGAAATCAGCTATGTCATCTCTGAGTTAAAATACACTATAAAAAACATAGAGAAATGGTCTAAAACCAGGTGGGTATTCCCTTCTCTGCTCAATTTCCCTTCGACCGATTATATCGTAAAAGAACCTTACGGTAAAGTTTTGATTATTTCTCCATGGAATTATCCTTTCCAATTAGCCTTTTGTCCCATGATATCTGCTGTGGCAGCGGGAAATCAGGTAGTTTTAAAACCCTCAGAGTTAGCCCCAAAGACTTCGTCCCAAATAGTCAAAATTATCGAAAAAGTATTTCATCACCACCATGTAAAGGTAATTGAAGGAGGAATTGAAGCTGCCAAAAATTTACTGGCGCAACGTTGGGATTATATTTTCTTTACCGGAAGTGCCACCGTTGGGAAAATTGTTGCCAAGGCTGCCGCAGAACATCTCACCCCAACAACTCTTGAATTGGGAGGAAAAAATCCATGTATTATAGATGAAACTGCTAATTTGAAATTAGCCGCCAAAAGAATTGTCTGGGGAAAATTTTTGAACGCAGGACAAACCTGCATCGCACCCGATTATATTTTGATTCAAGAAGATATGAAAAGCCATTTTGTGGATTTTTTGAAAAAAGAAATTACAAATGCTTATGGCAAAAACCCACAAGAATCGCCGGATTTCGCCAGAATTATAAACGAAAAAAACTGCTACCGATTAATGAGCCTGATTGAACCCAAAAAAGTGATTTTTGGAGGAGAGACAGATATTGATAGTTGCTACATTTCCCCTACACTAATTGAAGAAGACTCACTTGACACCTCACTTATGTCCGAAGAAATATTTGGACCAATCCTACCAATAATTACTTATAAAGACGAAAAAAAAATTGAACTAACCCTTTCCAAATACGGAAAACCACTCGCTCTATATGTATTCACAGATGATAGAAAATTTGCAAAAAAAATAATTACTCAATTTGCATTCGGTGGCGGCTGTGTGAATGATACGGTTATTCATTTTGCCAACAAAAGACTTCCCTTTGGTGGTGTTGGCCATAGCGGAATGGGTGCCTATCATGGACAACTGAGTTTTGACACATTTTCACACAAAAAAGCAATAGTCAAAAAAGCAAATTGGTTGGATTTAAATATTCGATATGCTCCTTACTCAAAAAAATTAGATACCTTAAAAAATATATTAAAATGGTTTTAGTCTAAGATAAAACTAGAGGAATAATAAACCTAAATCCTTATCAAAAAATAAGCAATTGTTTCAGTTTTTTACTTAGAACAATTGCTTATTTTTTTAATTTATAAATAACCAAACACCACAACTTCAACCTTTACAAGTATTTGATTCTTTATAGATTAAAAAAAACTGTAAATTTGCAAACCGATTAAAAAATCAAAAAAAACAATTTGTAAGACATAACTCAATATAACCAAAATTCTGCTGACCAAAATGAACCAAACACTACAAAGATTAAAAGATATCGAGAAAAATGGCTACCAATTAGATTTTGGAAACGTATTTAACGATGCCTTCGAGAATTATAAAAAAATTGCTTTATATGCCGGATTAGTACTTATCATTTTTGGAATTTTATTTACTGCTATCATTGCTGGATTTGTAATTGCTGCAGTAGGTAGCTCCTTAATATCGGGGGGACTTAACCCTGAAAAATTAAAAGTTGAAAATTTTACCGAATCCCAAATGTTAATTTTCAATATCTCTGCAATAGTAATATCATGTATAATGAGTCCTTTTCAGGCATCTTTCTTAAAAATGGCACTTTATGGAGAACGAGATAATGAGTTTCGTATTTCGGATTTATTCAGTTATTATAAACTTCCATATCTTACAAAAATCGTAGGTTCTACATTAACAATTTCAGTCATTGGTTTAGTACAAGCAACTTTATTTTCGAATATACATTTCGAACTTCTAGGAGGCATTATCACCTACTTTATCTCTTTTATCACGATACTAACTGTTCCGCTTATCATTTTTGGCGAATTAGATACATTCAATGCCATAAAATACAGCATACTTATCATTTTTAAACAACCCATAGTTATCCTTGGATTAATAATTATAGCATTCATTGGCTCATTTGTTGGAATCATGGGATGCTGTATTGGTATCTTTTTTACTTTACCCTTTATCTATTCTATGAATTATGTTATCTATTCTTCCATTGTTGGTATTGATTTCCAAGAAGAAATTCAATAAAAAAGAAATAATAAAGTCAATCAGATGAATATATAAGGACATAAAATCCCCCCACAAACGATGTCATTATTATGTAACATACTGTATTTTTTAAACTTAGGCTTTTCTTTATTAGACTTAGTCCACATTCCTGTGCAATTAAGTCAGACATCACAGCATTTAATAATGACCAGCCCTAGAAATATCTTTTTATTGGCAATGTCCTTTATTTTATTAGTTGTTATCATTTATTCTAACTCCAAAATAAATGCCATTTTAAGAAATAAAGACAACCTTCCAACTCAGGATTCAGACAAAAAAGAATACCAGCTCTATTTGTTGTTTTTGGGTTTACTGATCCCGTTTTTAGAAATTATATTCGAATTTTTTCAAGTTAGGCCAAAAAGCTTATTGATAAACAACTTTTCAATAGGGTGCTTTTTTCTATTAATATTTTTGATTAGCGAAAAATCAAAGTATCTGTACAATAGAATTCAAAATATTTTTATTCTCTTATTTTATATTTATTTCGCAAACGTAATCTACAATATCATATTCTTACCTGAAGATCCTCTTCCGGCTTATGCGTTTATAGTAACTCTATTCTTTGCGTATATTATCATCAAACCGATACAAAGATATCGGTATTTCATGGCTATTGTTTTTTTCTTACTGTTAACAATTTATGCTTTCAATTGGATTACTTTCAAAAAAAATTTAATCCTTCTTAATTTTTACATTCTTGTTTTTGTCATAAATCATATCAGACATATTTCGATAACAAAAATCCAAGAAAAATTTAATTTCACCAATGAAATTGTAAACAAGGGAAATTCCCTCACTATAGCCACTAATAAAGAAGGGAAAGTTACTTTTTGCAGTGATACCATTACTTCTATTTTAGGGTATACTCCTAATGAGGTATTGGGATTAGAATTTTGGAAACTAACAGAAGTGTCTGAATATCTGGGTATTGATTATCGCGAAAATTTTGAACAAAATCGTGTATATGTCCGAAAATTAAAATGCAAAAACGGAGAATATAAATTTATTCAATGGATTGGCAAACGATTCTCCGAAGACTCCATCATCGGAATTGGACAGGATATTACAAACGAAATAAAAATAAGAAACCAGTACGAAACCTTAATTCAAACTGCTGTAGACATCAT belongs to Flavobacterium aquiphilum and includes:
- the panB gene encoding 3-methyl-2-oxobutanoate hydroxymethyltransferase, encoding MSAIKKDYKKVTTKSLIDMKSNGEKISMLTAYDYTMAKIVDTAGVDVILVGDSASNVMAGHETTLPITLDQMIYHASSVVRAVERALIVVDLPFGSYQSDSKEALRSSIRIMKESGAHAVKLEGGKEIETSIKKILNAGIPVMGHLGLTPQSIYKFGTYTVRAKEEQEAEKLVEDAILLEQLGCFALVLEKIPAHLAEKVAKSISIPVIGIGAGGGVDGQVLVIHDMLGMNNEFSPRFLRRYMNLYEGMTSAISQYVTDVKSQDFPNEKEQY
- a CDS encoding RluA family pseudouridine synthase; this translates as MKVVSNKSNLQILHEDNHLIVVNKRVGDIVQGDKTGDKPLSDVVKEYIKEKYNKPGEVFLGVVHRLDRPTTGIVVFARTSKALTRMNELFSNRETQKTYWAVVKNRPSKNEDTLVHYIKRNEKNNTSKAHSKEVPDSKKASLEYKIIKELDNYFGLEILLHTGRHHQIRAQLSAIGSPIKGDLKYGFDRSNPDGGIHLHARKLVFVHPVSKEEITIVAPTPDEVVWNAI
- a CDS encoding aldehyde dehydrogenase, whose amino-acid sequence is MNYKLNINSRKEALIKLLDVIIKHENEIIEALYDDFRKPPFESIATEISYVISELKYTIKNIEKWSKTRWVFPSLLNFPSTDYIVKEPYGKVLIISPWNYPFQLAFCPMISAVAAGNQVVLKPSELAPKTSSQIVKIIEKVFHHHHVKVIEGGIEAAKNLLAQRWDYIFFTGSATVGKIVAKAAAEHLTPTTLELGGKNPCIIDETANLKLAAKRIVWGKFLNAGQTCIAPDYILIQEDMKSHFVDFLKKEITNAYGKNPQESPDFARIINEKNCYRLMSLIEPKKVIFGGETDIDSCYISPTLIEEDSLDTSLMSEEIFGPILPIITYKDEKKIELTLSKYGKPLALYVFTDDRKFAKKIITQFAFGGGCVNDTVIHFANKRLPFGGVGHSGMGAYHGQLSFDTFSHKKAIVKKANWLDLNIRYAPYSKKLDTLKNILKWF